In Bombina bombina isolate aBomBom1 chromosome 6, aBomBom1.pri, whole genome shotgun sequence, a single genomic region encodes these proteins:
- the LOC128664290 gene encoding mucin-17-like isoform X3 yields MHRSRRSTLPPRRYQSEQEPPAPAKEKIKISVQSISEDDLDIIPPTQYTTVVSAQVHNVEEQGPIDIELAQESPRPQALQTQQANLPLDSVQASFLSAVPPAAMSAVSDLLKNIISAMAAASPGPSVTPAVFPPDPSSQDPDPALTTPSRHRPFTPLIEAPHVATRGPQPGQNMAPVTAPQPSTPGLAPGRTIPEAHAIPGPMLLPPGPSDLLRQPRGPGPTSGVNAMLVTSPEADIGTSGLADSRAVARTSAPGATPLAGEHREPSLAVGGLSVGGRRGISSASKLRKRTAHLNVNPQGHQRGRSIIRGSTRQIASDRGRGTRRVNPSRAMRPLQFIQMGDNANAVQQAAPDIINPHRADSGLVQAAAQPHDIVSNNSLHVNQGNVQSMHVNQNIEHHLPSHHLPSPIGVNAALNGVNVQAAPQGYNTPLVGIHNANVQSLSQLQHPIMLGIQGVQPLDQGIHSPIAATQGAHAHSLNHAQSISQACHNPIVDQQGVNAQTSANGQSVSQGFHTPLHIAHPPLATDNPDTSIGQSARQILSLLQGAIGSQSSAKTRTNTATVMSGADAGVTGSITAGAAATTSTAQQGSSGLALQNQPAGQPVSSMGQGPPAISHARPSWIALLPLVRSSLAPSTWHAYARMWSEWDNFCASRGADAAQGSRDNLHDWLALPPG; encoded by the exons atgcatcgttccaggcgttctactctgcctcccagacgttaccagtcggaacaggaacctcctgcacctgcaaaagaaaaaataaagataagtgttcaatctatttctgaggatgatttagatatcattcccccaactcaatatactactgttgtgtcagcccaggttcataatgtggaagagcagggacctattgatattgagttagctcaggaatcccccagacctcaagcattgcagacccagcaggctaatttaccccttgatagtgtacaggcctcatttctaagtgctgtaccccctgctgctatgtcagcagtttctgacctattgaaaaacataatatccgctatggctgcagcctccccagggcccagtgtgacaccagctgttttccctcctgatccttctagtcaggatccggatcctgctttaactacccccagcaggcatcgccctttcacacctctcattGAGGCACCACACGTGGCAACACGCGGTCCCCAGCCCGGCCAGAACATGGCCCCTGTAACGGCCCCTCAGCCCTCAACACCCGGACTTGCCCCTGGTCGCACCATACCCGAGGCCCATGCCATCCCAGGGCCTATGCTGCTCCCCCCGGGGCCTAGCGATCTCCTTCGCCAGCCGCGTGGTCCGGGTCCGACTTCCGGTGTCAACGCCAtgttagtgacgtcaccggaagcggacatcggcacttccggcttggcagattcccgcgcggtcgcaaggacatcggctcccggggcaacgccacttgcaggtgagcaccgagagccgtccttggccgttggcgggttatcagtggggggtcgGAGGGGCATTAGCAGCGCAAGCAAACTGCGCAAGCGAACGGCACATTTGAACGTTAATCCTCAGGGGcatcaaaggggtcgctccatcataagaggtagtaccaggcagatagccagtgataggggtagggggacacgcagagttaacccttccagggcaatgaggccattacagtttatacaaatgggagataacgcaaatgccgttcagcaggccgctcccgatattattaacccacacagggctgatagtggtttagtgcaagcggccgctcagccgcaTGATATTGTGTCTAATAATAGCCTGCATGTGAATCAAGGCAATGTTCAAAGTATGCATGTTAATCAAAACATTGAGCATCATTTACCGTCTCATCATTTACCATCCCCCATTGGTGTGAATGCGGCTTTGAATGGTGTGAACGTACAAGCAGCTCCTCAGGGATATAATACACCCCTGGTTGGCATACATAATGCGAATGTGCAATCTTTAAGCCAGCTACAACATCCCATTATGTTAGGCATACAAGGAGTACAACCCCTTGATCAGGGTATCCACTCCCCCATTGCAGCCACGCAgggcgctcatgcacactcattaaaccatgcacaatcaataagccaggcatgccataaccctattgtagaccagcagggtgtgaatgctcagacatctgcgaatggacagtcagtgagtcagggatttcatacaccacttcatatagctcatccaccccttgctactgataatccagacacatccattgggcaaagtgctcgccaaattctttctcttttgcagggggcaattggatcacaaagttcagcaaaaacacggaccaacactgccacagtcatgagtggggcggatgcaggagtaacaggcagcattacagcaggagcagcagccaccacttccactgcacagcaagggtcttcaggactcgccctccaaaaccagccagcaggccagcccgtttccagcatgggtcagggacctcctgccattagtcacg ctcgtccttcctggatagccttactgccgttggtccgctcctccttagcaccatccacttggcacgcctatgcccgcatgtggtctgaatgggacaatttctgtgcgtccaggggagccgacgctgctcaggggtctagggacaacttacatgattggctg gcactacccccggggtga
- the LOC128664290 gene encoding mucin-17-like isoform X1, with the protein MHRSRRSTLPPRRYQSEQEPPAPAKEKIKISVQSISEDDLDIIPPTQYTTVVSAQVHNVEEQGPIDIELAQESPRPQALQTQQANLPLDSVQASFLSAVPPAAMSAVSDLLKNIISAMAAASPGPSVTPAVFPPDPSSQDPDPALTTPSRHRPFTPLIEAPHVATRGPQPGQNMAPVTAPQPSTPGLAPGRTIPEAHAIPGPMLLPPGPSDLLRQPRGPGPTSGVNAMLVTSPEADIGTSGLADSRAVARTSAPGATPLAGEHREPSLAVGGLSVGGRRGISSASKLRKRTAHLNVNPQGHQRGRSIIRGSTRQIASDRGRGTRRVNPSRAMRPLQFIQMGDNANAVQQAAPDIINPHRADSGLVQAAAQPHDIVSNNSLHVNQGNVQSMHVNQNIEHHLPSHHLPSPIGVNAALNGVNVQAAPQGYNTPLVGIHNANVQSLSQLQHPIMLGIQGVQPLDQGIHSPIAATQGAHAHSLNHAQSISQACHNPIVDQQGVNAQTSANGQSVSQGFHTPLHIAHPPLATDNPDTSIGQSARQILSLLQGAIGSQSSAKTRTNTATVMSGADAGVTGSITAGAAATTSTAQQGSSGLALQNQPAGQPVSSMGQGPPAISHARPSWIALLPLVRSSLAPSTWHAYARMWSEWDNFCASRGADAAQGSRDNLHDWLVSLHASGARQGAIQSKLAALSFFYRALAIPDPTNSFFIRQVIKGWGRSQQRKIDTREPITRDRLERLLLALDVVCRSDFEALLFKTAFNLAFAAALRVSEVVAPSKQASGAGIQLQHVRAAPDSLLLFLPRSKTDQEGKGTWIPVHPQVNSACCPVNCVNLYLSQRPPGPGQFLVHADGRSLSKFQFGRVLKLAAVQAGLDASRLAPHSFRIGAATNAAQAGSSCEDIKRIGRWRSNCFRTYVRPIV; encoded by the exons atgcatcgttccaggcgttctactctgcctcccagacgttaccagtcggaacaggaacctcctgcacctgcaaaagaaaaaataaagataagtgttcaatctatttctgaggatgatttagatatcattcccccaactcaatatactactgttgtgtcagcccaggttcataatgtggaagagcagggacctattgatattgagttagctcaggaatcccccagacctcaagcattgcagacccagcaggctaatttaccccttgatagtgtacaggcctcatttctaagtgctgtaccccctgctgctatgtcagcagtttctgacctattgaaaaacataatatccgctatggctgcagcctccccagggcccagtgtgacaccagctgttttccctcctgatccttctagtcaggatccggatcctgctttaactacccccagcaggcatcgccctttcacacctctcattGAGGCACCACACGTGGCAACACGCGGTCCCCAGCCCGGCCAGAACATGGCCCCTGTAACGGCCCCTCAGCCCTCAACACCCGGACTTGCCCCTGGTCGCACCATACCCGAGGCCCATGCCATCCCAGGGCCTATGCTGCTCCCCCCGGGGCCTAGCGATCTCCTTCGCCAGCCGCGTGGTCCGGGTCCGACTTCCGGTGTCAACGCCAtgttagtgacgtcaccggaagcggacatcggcacttccggcttggcagattcccgcgcggtcgcaaggacatcggctcccggggcaacgccacttgcaggtgagcaccgagagccgtccttggccgttggcgggttatcagtggggggtcgGAGGGGCATTAGCAGCGCAAGCAAACTGCGCAAGCGAACGGCACATTTGAACGTTAATCCTCAGGGGcatcaaaggggtcgctccatcataagaggtagtaccaggcagatagccagtgataggggtagggggacacgcagagttaacccttccagggcaatgaggccattacagtttatacaaatgggagataacgcaaatgccgttcagcaggccgctcccgatattattaacccacacagggctgatagtggtttagtgcaagcggccgctcagccgcaTGATATTGTGTCTAATAATAGCCTGCATGTGAATCAAGGCAATGTTCAAAGTATGCATGTTAATCAAAACATTGAGCATCATTTACCGTCTCATCATTTACCATCCCCCATTGGTGTGAATGCGGCTTTGAATGGTGTGAACGTACAAGCAGCTCCTCAGGGATATAATACACCCCTGGTTGGCATACATAATGCGAATGTGCAATCTTTAAGCCAGCTACAACATCCCATTATGTTAGGCATACAAGGAGTACAACCCCTTGATCAGGGTATCCACTCCCCCATTGCAGCCACGCAgggcgctcatgcacactcattaaaccatgcacaatcaataagccaggcatgccataaccctattgtagaccagcagggtgtgaatgctcagacatctgcgaatggacagtcagtgagtcagggatttcatacaccacttcatatagctcatccaccccttgctactgataatccagacacatccattgggcaaagtgctcgccaaattctttctcttttgcagggggcaattggatcacaaagttcagcaaaaacacggaccaacactgccacagtcatgagtggggcggatgcaggagtaacaggcagcattacagcaggagcagcagccaccacttccactgcacagcaagggtcttcaggactcgccctccaaaaccagccagcaggccagcccgtttccagcatgggtcagggacctcctgccattagtcacg ctcgtccttcctggatagccttactgccgttggtccgctcctccttagcaccatccacttggcacgcctatgcccgcatgtggtctgaatgggacaatttctgtgcgtccaggggagccgacgctgctcaggggtctagggacaacttacatgattggctggtgagtttgcatgcctctggggcccgtcagggggcaatacaatccaaattggccgccctctcatttttctatagggcattagccattcctgacccaaccaattccttttttattaggcaggtgatcaagggttggggcagatcgcagcagcggaaaatagacacgcgcgaacccatcacccgcgaccgcctggagcgtttgctcttggcgctcgacgtggtctgtagatcagattttgaagccctactcttcaaaactgcgtttaatctggcctttgccgccgctcttagagttagtgaggtagtagcaccctccaagcagGCGTCTGGGGCAGGTATACAATTGCAACATGTTAGAGCTGCCCCTGATTCCTTACTTCTTTTTCTGCcgcgatcaaagacagatcaggagggtaagggaacctggatccccgttcaccctcaggtgaacagcgcatgctgcccggttaactgcgTTAATCTTTACCTGTCTCAAAGGCCGCCTGGCCCGGGGCAATTCCTggtccatgcggacggcagatccctttccaaatttcagttcggtagggtcctaaaattggcggcagtccaggcggggctggacgctagcagactggccccgcactcttttcgcataggggccgcgactaacgctgcgcaagcgggctcctcgtgcgaggacataaaacgtattgggcgttggcggtccaattgtttcagaacctatgtccgtccaattgtttaa
- the LOC128664290 gene encoding mucin-17-like isoform X2 — MHRSRRSTLPPRRYQSEQEPPAPAKEKIKISVQSISEDDLDIIPPTQYTTVVSAQVHNVEEQGPIDIELAQESPRPQALQTQQANLPLDSVQASFLSAVPPAAMSAVSDLLKNIISAMAAASPGPSVTPAVFPPDPSSQDPDPALTTPSRHRPFTPLIEAPHVATRGPQPGQNMAPVTAPQPSTPGLAPGRTIPEAHAIPGPMLLPPGPSDLLRQPRGPGPTSGVNAMLVTSPEADIGTSGLADSRAVARTSAPGATPLAGEHREPSLAVGGLSVGGRRGISSASKLRKRTAHLNVNPQGHQRGRSIIRGSTRQIASDRGRGTRRVNPSRAMRPLQFIQMGDNANAVQQAAPDIINPHRADSGLVQAAAQPHDIVSNNSLHVNQGNVQSMHVNQNIEHHLPSHHLPSPIGVNAALNGVNVQAAPQGYNTPLVGIHNANVQSLSQLQHPIMLGIQGVQPLDQGIHSPIAATQGAHAHSLNHAQSISQACHNPIVDQQGVNAQTSANGQSVSQGFHTPLHIAHPPLATDNPDTSIGQSARQILSLLQGAIGSQSSAKTRTNTATVMSGADAGVTGSITAGAAATTSTAQQGSSGLALQNQPAGQPVSSMGQGPPAISHGTTPGVKRIWIVGHSFVHWASLRCASLPFGQSLGLPTNKASVRWLGDRGMCWPQLAGTISEALVRWGKPHIIILHLGGNDVGAIPVLQLIKVMQADIGWLRVRIPGVMIGWSHIIPRLHWRHMSAHTAAYRVRKKINASVAKTVTGSGGFVVRHEAISADRTELYRRDKVHLSDVGLDLFIGDIQRALLPLL, encoded by the exons atgcatcgttccaggcgttctactctgcctcccagacgttaccagtcggaacaggaacctcctgcacctgcaaaagaaaaaataaagataagtgttcaatctatttctgaggatgatttagatatcattcccccaactcaatatactactgttgtgtcagcccaggttcataatgtggaagagcagggacctattgatattgagttagctcaggaatcccccagacctcaagcattgcagacccagcaggctaatttaccccttgatagtgtacaggcctcatttctaagtgctgtaccccctgctgctatgtcagcagtttctgacctattgaaaaacataatatccgctatggctgcagcctccccagggcccagtgtgacaccagctgttttccctcctgatccttctagtcaggatccggatcctgctttaactacccccagcaggcatcgccctttcacacctctcattGAGGCACCACACGTGGCAACACGCGGTCCCCAGCCCGGCCAGAACATGGCCCCTGTAACGGCCCCTCAGCCCTCAACACCCGGACTTGCCCCTGGTCGCACCATACCCGAGGCCCATGCCATCCCAGGGCCTATGCTGCTCCCCCCGGGGCCTAGCGATCTCCTTCGCCAGCCGCGTGGTCCGGGTCCGACTTCCGGTGTCAACGCCAtgttagtgacgtcaccggaagcggacatcggcacttccggcttggcagattcccgcgcggtcgcaaggacatcggctcccggggcaacgccacttgcaggtgagcaccgagagccgtccttggccgttggcgggttatcagtggggggtcgGAGGGGCATTAGCAGCGCAAGCAAACTGCGCAAGCGAACGGCACATTTGAACGTTAATCCTCAGGGGcatcaaaggggtcgctccatcataagaggtagtaccaggcagatagccagtgataggggtagggggacacgcagagttaacccttccagggcaatgaggccattacagtttatacaaatgggagataacgcaaatgccgttcagcaggccgctcccgatattattaacccacacagggctgatagtggtttagtgcaagcggccgctcagccgcaTGATATTGTGTCTAATAATAGCCTGCATGTGAATCAAGGCAATGTTCAAAGTATGCATGTTAATCAAAACATTGAGCATCATTTACCGTCTCATCATTTACCATCCCCCATTGGTGTGAATGCGGCTTTGAATGGTGTGAACGTACAAGCAGCTCCTCAGGGATATAATACACCCCTGGTTGGCATACATAATGCGAATGTGCAATCTTTAAGCCAGCTACAACATCCCATTATGTTAGGCATACAAGGAGTACAACCCCTTGATCAGGGTATCCACTCCCCCATTGCAGCCACGCAgggcgctcatgcacactcattaaaccatgcacaatcaataagccaggcatgccataaccctattgtagaccagcagggtgtgaatgctcagacatctgcgaatggacagtcagtgagtcagggatttcatacaccacttcatatagctcatccaccccttgctactgataatccagacacatccattgggcaaagtgctcgccaaattctttctcttttgcagggggcaattggatcacaaagttcagcaaaaacacggaccaacactgccacagtcatgagtggggcggatgcaggagtaacaggcagcattacagcaggagcagcagccaccacttccactgcacagcaagggtcttcaggactcgccctccaaaaccagccagcaggccagcccgtttccagcatgggtcagggacctcctgccattagtcacg gcactacccccggggtgaagcgaatctggattgtgggccactcctttgtccactgggcctccctacgctgtgcgtccctcccatttggccaatccctaggtctccctaccaacaaggcatccgttaggtggttgggtgatagggggatgtgctggccccaattagcaggaaccatatctgaggccctggtacgctgggggaagcctcacattattattcttcacctagggggtaacgatgtgggggccataccagttttacagttgattaaggttatgcaggcagacattgggtggctaagagtacgcatcccgggggtcatgatagggtggtcccatataataccccgtctccactggaggcatatgtcggcccatacggcggcataccgggttaggaagaagatcaatgcgtctgtagcgaaaaccgtcactgggtcaggtggcttcgtggtacggcacgaagccatttcggctgatagaaccgagctatatagaagggataaagttcacctttctgatgtggggctggatttattcataggggacattcagagagctctgttacccctcctgtaa